Proteins co-encoded in one Brassica oleracea var. oleracea cultivar TO1000 chromosome C4, BOL, whole genome shotgun sequence genomic window:
- the LOC106336662 gene encoding mitochondrial uncoupling protein 5 → MGLKGFAEGGIASIVAGCSTHPLDLIKVRMQLQGESAPVQTNLRPALAFQTSSSAAVHAPPPPPRVGIIGIGSRIIRQEGTRALFSGVSATVLRQTLYSTTRMGLYDILKTKWTDPETKSIPLTRKLAAGFIAGGIGAAVGNPADVAMVRMQADGRLPLVDRRNYKSVLDAIAQMVRGEGVTSLWRGSSMTINRAMLVTASQLATYDSVKETILEKGLMRDGLGTHVTSSFAAGVVASVASNPVDVIKTRVMNMKVVAGTAPPYKGAVDCALKTVRAEGIMALYKGFWPTVSRQAPFTVILFVTLEQVKKLLKDFDF, encoded by the coding sequence ATGGGTCTTAAGGGTTTCGCTGAAGGAGGCATCGCATCGATCGTAGCGGGTTGTTCGACCCACCCGCTTGATCTCATCAAGGTCCGAATGCAACTCCAAGGCGAATCAGCTCCCGTTCAGACAAATCTCCGACCAGCGCTTGCTTTCCAGACCTCCTCCTCCGCCGCCGTCCACGCGCCTCCACCTCCTCCGCGCGTGGGTATAATCGGCATCGGATCTCGTATCATCCGACAAGAAGGCACGCGCGCTCTGTTCTCCGGCGTCTCCGCCACCGTTCTCCGTCAGACTCTCTACTCGACGACTCGCATGGGTCTATACGACATCTTGAAGACCAAATGGACCGACCCGGAAACAAAGTCGATTCCTTTAACCCGCAAACTAGCCGCCGGATTCATCGCCGGAGGGATCGGAGCCGCCGTCGGAAACCCGGCGGATGTCGCGATGGTACGCATGCAAGCCGACGGTCGTCTCCCGTTGGTCGATCGGAGAAACTACAAGAGCGTTTTGGACGCGATCGCGCAGATGGTTCGCGGCGAAGGGGTCACGTCTCTGTGGAGAGGATCGTCGATGACGATAAACAGGGCGATGCTCGTGACGGCGTCGCAGCTGGCTACTTACGACTCGGTGAAAGAGACGATTTTGGAGAAAGGGTTGATGAGGGACGGGCTCGGGACTCACGTGACCTCGAGTTTCGCGGCGGGGGTTGTGGCGTCGGTCGCGTCGAATCCGGTGGATGTGATTAAGACGAGGGTGATGAATATGAAGGTGGTTGCGGGGACCGCGCCGCCGTATAAAGGAGCGGTTGATTGTGCGTTGAAGACGGTGAGAGCGGAAGGGATCATGGCCTTGTATAAAGGGTTTTGGCCGACGGTGTCGAGACAAGCACCGTTCACGGTGATTTTGTTTGTGACACTTGAACAAGTTAAAAAGTTGTTGAAGGACTTTGACTTTTGA
- the LOC106340473 gene encoding GLABRA2 expression modulator-like: MEPPKSDIEVKIAQPIVDPKAADQGQKKGGGNASIEMKGSDPTAAQPPVRTGSKKNVHWSPELVSGSQEPDHSSYPAGSNPYIARSPPETSLKDTMESVKGALGRWGRKVAEAAKKTESLAGNTWQHLRTAPSFADAAMGRIAQSTKVIAEGGYEKIFRQTFETDPEEELLNSFACYLSTSAGPVMGVLYVSTAKLAYSSDNPLSYKNDGQTQWSYYKVVIPLHQLKAVNPSASIVNPADKYIQVISVDNHEFWFMGFLNYEGAVTSLQESLQDSGLRSV; the protein is encoded by the exons ATGGAGCCGCCTAAGTCAGATATCGAAGTGAAGATTGCGCAGCCGATCGTCGATCCGAAAGCTGCGGATCAAGGACAGAAGAAGGGAGGCGGCAATGCGAGCATCGAGATGAAAGGGAGCGACCCAACAGCGGCGCAACCGCCGGTTCGAACTGGATCGAAGAAAAACGTCCATTGGAGCCCCGAATTGGTTTCCGGGTCTCAGGAACCGGATCATTCGTCTTACCCGGCCGGATCTAATCCGTACATTGCTCGTTCTCCCCCAGAGACTTCGTTAAAAG ATACGATGGAGTCTGTGAAAGGAGCGCTAGGGAGATGGGGAAGGAAAGTTGCTGAAGCTGCCAAGAAGACGGAGAGCCTCGCCGGGAACACGTGGCAGCATC TGAGGACTGCTCCGAGTTTTGCCGATGCTGCTATGGGAAGAATTGCGCAGAGTACCAAGGTTATTGCAGAAGGAGGGTACGAGAAGATTTTCAGACAAACCTTTGAGACCGATCCAGAAGAAGAGCTGTTGAACTCTTTTGCATGTTACTTGTCCACCTCGGCTGGCCCTGTTATGGGAGTTCTTTATGTATCCACTGCTAAGCTTGCTTACTCTAGTGACAACCCTTTATCTTACAAAAATGATGGTCAAACCCAATGGAGCTACTACAAG GTAGTTATACCATTACATCAACTTAAAGCAGTGAACCCATCAGCAAGCATAGTGAATCCTGCCGACAAATACATACAGGTGATTTCGGTAGACAATCATGAGTTCTGGTTCATGGGTTTCTTGAACTACGAAGGCGCTGTCACCTCTCTGCAAGAATCTTTGCAAGACAGTGGTTTACGGTCAGTGTGA
- the LOC106340870 gene encoding vegetative cell wall protein gp1-like, which produces MVSWLSSLVIAVTFTSLFTGLSARRHLLQSTPATQPPVTTTFPPLPKPTMPPPMPSSLPQPTLPQPTALPPLPSTQIPSLPNPTQPISIPNFPQINIPNFPFNIPNNFPFNIPTSIPTIPFFTPPPSK; this is translated from the coding sequence ATGGTCTCCTGGTTATCATCCCTTGTCATTGCAGTGACATTCACAAGCTTATTCACCGGTCTATCTGCTCGTCGCCATCTTCTCCAATCAACACCAGCGACTCAGCCACCGGTTACAACAACGTTCCCACCTCTTCCTAAACCCACAATGCCACCACCAATGCCTTCTTCGCTTCCTCAGCCAACTCTTCCTCAACCAACAGCGCTTCCACCATTACCGAGCACACAAATACCTTCATTGCCTAACCCGACACAACCCATTAGTATCCCAAACTTTCCACAAATCAACATTCCTAATTTCCCATTTAACATTCCAAACAATTTCCCCTTTAATATTCCCACTAGCATTCCTACCATCCCTTTCTTCACTCCACCACCTTCCAAGTGA
- the LOC106337326 gene encoding cyclin-D2-1-like → MAENLTCGETSDSWITDNDDETIIPGGGFTNDNHELFSKDDNFNRDGSIPMMGSPSSPREERIREMLEREVEFSPGDEYLKRLRSGDWELRLRNQALDWILKACAHYNFGTLCICLSMNYLDRFLASYDLPKDKTWALQLLAVSCLSLAAKMEESDVPQTVELQVGDPKFVFEAKTIKRMELLVLNTLNWRLQALTPFSFVDYFIYKTNGHVSENLIYRSSQFILNTTKAIEFLDFRPSEVAAAAAMSASISGEIKCIDDDKTLSNLTYVKQERVMGCLSLMRSLTGDNVPGAAKLSPQQPRLTARVVPVSPIGVLEATCLSYKSDERTFESCTNSSQSSPDTNNNNSNKRRRKQ, encoded by the exons ATGGCTGAGAATCTCACTTGTGGAGAAACCAGCGATTCATGGATCACTGACAACGACGATGAAACCATCATCCCTGGCGGCGGGTTTACGAACGATAATCACGAACTTTTTAGTAAAGATGATAACTTTAACCGCGACGGATCAATTCCGATGATGGGTTCTCCGTCATCGCCGAGAGAGGAGAGAATCAGAGAGATGTTGGAGCGAGAGGTTGAGTTTTCGCCAGGAGATGAGTATCTCAAGAGGCTGCGTTCTGGGGATTGGGAGTTACGTCTTAGAAACCAAGCTCTGGATTGGATTTTAAAG GCTTGTGCTCATTACAATTTCGGAACGCTGTGCATATGTCTTTCCATGAACTACTTGGATCGGTTCTTAGCATCCTATGACTTGCCA AAAGACAAGACTTGGGCTCTTCAGTTGCTAGCTGTCTCTTGCTTATCATTAGCAGCCAAAATGGAAGAATCAGATGTGCCTCAAACTGTTGAATTACAG GTGGGAGATCCCAAGTTTGTTTTTGAGGCCAAAACGATTAAAAGGATGGAACTTTTGGTACTCAACACTTTGAATTGGAGACTGCAAGCTCTAACTCCCTTCTCCTTCGTTGATTATTTCATTTACAAGACCAACGGTCACGTTTCAGAGAATTTGATCTATAGATCGTCACAGTTCATCTTGAACACCACTAAAG CAATTGAATTCTTGGACTTCAGGCCTTCTGAGGTAGCTGCAGCCGCTGCAATGTCTGCTTCCATTTCCGGAGAAATAAAGTGCATTGATGACGATAAGACGTTGTCTAATCTCACATATGTCAAACAG GAGAGGGTGATGGGATGTTTGAGTCTGATGAGGAGCCTCACAGGGGACAATGTGCCCGGAGCTGCTAAATTATCGCCGCAGCAACCGAGATTAACGGCAAGAGTGGTGCCAGTGAGTCCAATTGGAGTGTTGGAAGCAACATGTTTGAGCTATAAGAGTGATGAGAGAACATTCGAGTCATGTACCAATTCCTCACAGAGTAGTCCAGACACCAACAACAACAATAGCAACAAGAGGAGGAGAAAACAATGA